From a region of the Streptomyces caniferus genome:
- a CDS encoding phosphotransferase family protein: protein MSPDSAMDGIDGRVPPSAREITTGQTNRVWSVEGPTPYILKHYGDPSRAANEAAALRLLAGHRAPAPQLLAASSGSSTPPWTAQAALHAKPVHLDRLLADLAEPLAAIHRIPGTHFGRLAGARQNHSWTDYLHDRLRVYAAAAPALPAVAGRLHHEVDASDNAIQPVLLHHDLQPGHLLCGPAGSRLLIDWELAIFGDHRSDLARLAVRLDLDDPTPVLPLVSGADATAEGRLHLYWRIHLLADAALSTDRAVRERAAGRLLGPSVR, encoded by the coding sequence CGGCCGTGTCCCACCCAGCGCCCGCGAGATCACCACCGGCCAGACCAACCGCGTCTGGTCGGTGGAGGGACCGACGCCGTACATCCTCAAGCACTACGGTGACCCGAGCCGCGCCGCCAACGAAGCCGCCGCGCTCCGCCTCCTGGCCGGACACCGTGCCCCGGCTCCACAGCTGCTCGCCGCGTCCAGCGGTAGCAGCACCCCTCCTTGGACCGCACAGGCCGCACTACACGCGAAGCCTGTGCACCTCGACCGGTTGCTGGCAGACCTCGCCGAACCACTGGCCGCCATCCACCGCATCCCCGGCACGCACTTCGGCCGCCTCGCCGGCGCTCGACAAAACCACAGCTGGACCGACTACCTCCACGACCGCCTGCGCGTGTACGCGGCAGCCGCCCCGGCCCTACCTGCCGTGGCTGGACGCCTCCACCACGAAGTCGACGCCAGCGACAACGCCATCCAGCCAGTGCTGCTCCATCACGACCTGCAGCCGGGGCACCTTCTTTGCGGACCTGCTGGTTCCCGACTACTCATCGACTGGGAGCTGGCCATCTTCGGCGACCATCGTTCCGACCTCGCTCGCCTCGCCGTACGCCTCGACCTCGACGACCCCACACCCGTGCTCCCACTTGTCAGTGGGGCCGATGCCACGGCCGAAGGCCGACTCCATCTGTACTGGCGCATCCACCTGCTCGCCGACGCCGCACTGAGCACAGACCGCGCCGTACGGGAACGGGCAGCCGGGAGGCTACTTGGTCCGAGCGTCAGGTAA